The following are encoded in a window of Amycolatopsis solani genomic DNA:
- a CDS encoding Fic family protein, with protein sequence MSTESALREWRYGSIMAERLAASLLAIDGYSDIAPQAPIGGPDGRKDILAVRDGRLHVSAVYFPPTPQRFSSTSKKFVHDRRGIAKNNGDRFIFFVNQNLTLKNRISLKNLGSETDEIYDLQRIASILDSPPGYGARLSYLRIQMTLEEQVSFFSTLQEQLVRRASERHYESAPLQEMMGRTLDRVDEVYNLVASSIEHDVLGDVRSPVGDLSIASLLLIHSAVTDDSPMPSEVRGIFRSVPVWIADGAGGKLDSPSAPEQIVPELKKTLTWWREEYKILAANPVQSAVVSALSILHWKLAKTHPFVDGNGRVIRFILNRASEELLQRRVDRRLMQDRKAYFGALSAAMSGDLTQLRLLISAALQ encoded by the coding sequence ATGTCCACAGAGTCGGCACTACGCGAATGGCGCTATGGCTCCATCATGGCGGAGCGGTTGGCGGCGTCTCTGCTCGCAATCGATGGCTACAGTGATATCGCGCCACAGGCACCTATCGGTGGCCCCGACGGACGCAAGGACATCCTGGCCGTTCGCGATGGGCGGCTCCACGTGAGCGCAGTCTATTTTCCGCCAACACCTCAACGCTTTTCCTCAACTAGCAAAAAGTTTGTCCACGACCGACGTGGTATCGCTAAAAACAATGGCGACCGATTCATATTCTTCGTGAACCAAAACCTCACTCTAAAGAACAGAATATCTCTCAAGAATTTAGGTTCAGAGACGGACGAGATCTACGATTTGCAGAGGATCGCGTCGATATTGGACTCGCCGCCCGGATATGGGGCCAGGCTGAGCTACCTGCGCATCCAGATGACCCTCGAAGAGCAGGTGTCCTTCTTCTCAACACTTCAAGAGCAGCTCGTTCGTCGCGCCAGCGAGAGGCACTATGAGAGTGCACCCCTGCAGGAGATGATGGGGCGCACACTCGACCGCGTCGACGAGGTTTACAACCTCGTCGCATCCAGCATTGAGCACGATGTGCTCGGCGACGTCCGCTCCCCTGTTGGAGACCTCAGTATTGCGAGCCTACTGCTGATCCACAGTGCCGTGACGGACGATTCCCCAATGCCGTCCGAGGTGCGAGGCATCTTCCGGTCGGTACCCGTCTGGATTGCCGATGGCGCGGGAGGCAAGCTCGACAGTCCCTCTGCGCCAGAGCAGATCGTGCCCGAACTGAAGAAGACGTTGACGTGGTGGCGGGAAGAATACAAAATCTTGGCGGCGAATCCTGTCCAGAGCGCCGTGGTTTCCGCATTGTCGATTTTGCACTGGAAATTGGCCAAGACTCATCCATTTGTCGACGGGAACGGCCGCGTGATCCGCTTTATTTTAAATAGAGCCAGCGAGGAGCTGCTGCAACGCCGCGTCGACAGACGACTCATGCAAGACCGTAAAGCGT
- a CDS encoding alpha/beta hydrolase, translated as MRKILPAALAAAAVVSGVSAADASGGAPVAWGPCPADVAKPGLQCSTLEVPLDYRHPDGRKITVALSRLPSAKPAQRRGVLLVNQGGPGLTGLDFPGLLVGAGLPQRVRDTYDVIGFDPRGVGHSTPVTCDMTPKQTVESVNPPFPYRAADVTKAAEAAKTVARQCLTSATASALPFITTANTARDMDGIRTALGEPKLSYYGDSYGTYLGAVYTTLYPDRSDRIVLDSSLGPEGYDAEALRSQGLGFETRFPDFAKLAAADPARYGLGATPAAVRAKYFELAERLDREPEQGYDGTTFRTLTAALLRADAALPALAKLWHELDVNEPVSLPIGAAAASDNFAASYLAVVCGDSRWPEAVGTYERNVAIDRIRHPMYGPYAANIRPCAFWPAPAEPRVRITGDGPENVLMLQNLRDPATPLPGALRLRTAFGSRARLVTADQGGHVAYLNGANQCGNDAVNDYLATGNRPVHDVFCRS; from the coding sequence ATGAGGAAGATCTTGCCGGCGGCGCTCGCCGCGGCCGCGGTGGTGTCGGGGGTGTCCGCGGCGGACGCGTCCGGCGGGGCGCCAGTGGCGTGGGGGCCGTGCCCGGCCGACGTCGCCAAGCCCGGCTTGCAGTGCTCGACGCTCGAGGTGCCGCTGGACTACCGACACCCGGACGGGCGAAAGATCACGGTCGCGCTGTCCCGGCTGCCGAGCGCGAAGCCGGCGCAACGCCGCGGCGTCCTGCTGGTCAACCAGGGCGGCCCCGGCCTGACCGGCCTGGACTTCCCGGGGTTGCTGGTGGGCGCGGGACTGCCGCAGCGGGTGCGCGACACCTACGACGTGATCGGGTTCGACCCGCGCGGGGTCGGCCACAGCACCCCGGTGACCTGCGACATGACGCCGAAGCAGACCGTGGAGAGCGTGAACCCGCCCTTCCCGTACCGCGCGGCGGACGTGACGAAGGCGGCCGAGGCCGCGAAGACCGTCGCGCGGCAGTGCCTGACGTCGGCGACGGCGTCGGCGCTGCCGTTCATCACCACGGCGAACACCGCGCGGGACATGGACGGCATCCGGACGGCGCTGGGCGAGCCGAAGCTGTCGTACTACGGCGATTCCTACGGGACCTACCTCGGCGCGGTGTACACGACGCTGTACCCGGACCGCAGCGACCGGATCGTCCTCGACAGCAGCCTCGGCCCGGAGGGCTACGACGCCGAAGCGCTGCGAAGCCAAGGCCTGGGCTTCGAAACCCGGTTCCCCGACTTCGCGAAGCTCGCCGCGGCCGACCCGGCCCGGTACGGCCTGGGCGCCACGCCCGCGGCGGTGCGCGCGAAGTACTTCGAACTGGCCGAGCGCCTGGACCGCGAACCCGAACAGGGCTACGACGGCACGACGTTCCGCACGCTCACCGCGGCCCTGCTCCGCGCGGACGCCGCCCTGCCGGCGCTGGCGAAGCTGTGGCACGAGCTCGACGTGAACGAGCCGGTGTCGTTACCCATCGGCGCCGCCGCGGCCTCCGACAACTTCGCCGCGAGCTACCTCGCCGTGGTCTGCGGCGATTCCCGGTGGCCGGAAGCGGTGGGAACTTATGAGCGCAACGTCGCGATCGACCGCATCCGCCACCCGATGTACGGCCCGTACGCGGCGAACATCCGGCCATGCGCGTTCTGGCCGGCGCCCGCCGAGCCCCGGGTGCGCATCACCGGCGACGGCCCGGAGAACGTACTGATGCTGCAGAACCTCCGCGACCCGGCGACGCCGCTGCCGGGAGCCCTCCGCCTACGCACGGCATTCGGCAGCCGAGCCCGCCTGGTGACGGCCGATCAGGGCGGTCACGTGGCTTACCTCAATGGTGCGAACCAGTGCGGGAACGACGCCGTGAACGACTACCTCGCGACGGGAAACCGGCCGGTACACGACGTTTTCTGCCGGAGCTGA